A window from Zingiber officinale cultivar Zhangliang chromosome 7A, Zo_v1.1, whole genome shotgun sequence encodes these proteins:
- the LOC122002219 gene encoding katanin p80 WD40 repeat-containing subunit B1 homolog KTN80.3-like has translation MATAKRAYKLQEFVAHSSNVNCLKIGRKTSRVLVTGGEDHKVNLWAIGKPNAILSLSGHMSAVESVGFDSSETLVAAGAASGSIKLWDLEEAKIVRTLTGHRSNCITVDFHPFGEFFASGSLDTNLKIWDIRRKGCIHTYKGHTRGVNAIKFTPDGRWVVSGGEDNTVKLWDLTAGKLLHDFKFHEGQIQCIDFHPHEFLLATGSADRTVKFWDLETFELIGSAGPESSGVRSMTFNPDGRTLLCGLHESLKVFSWEPIRCHDAVDVGWSRLSDMNIHEGKLLGCSYNQSCVGVWVVDLSRIEPYANGAAAKLNGEAKSTPSGNLTMQTESNIKSNMVKLSLSQSSESNPKETKSVPSSTGTAILSTPQKTGTSASPKPTAITPSVPSATTVKRSSSKSNVTTSLQSISKTNIIPVIVPRNSPRPELSSDSSKSTEVGRTIQSDIQSKFSSSQNVSNVREDSDKEDVSKSGFVASRNTEQIELLGQNAISSDIPVTQAMTVAGSNNSDDVRRVTAARVRTNLFRESPANYDQENHNIRIQKPTEACSFVVPKGGRTRSLVANFEREQRRALSPSYDGPSLSSFPEAGAGAISYSLRSRNQYAEEETISALDEDSIAFLLKKHDQFLNLVQSRLTKLQIVHRLWQRNDVKGVINAIEQMSDHGVSSDVVDNLKDKSDLITLEICTSLLPLLTSLLESKMDRHSSVSLEMLLKLVRIFGPVIRSALSADPSSVGVDLQAEQRLERCNLCFIELEKIKQKIPSLTRKGGSVAKTAQELNLALQEVL, from the exons ATGGCCACTGCCAAGCGCGCTTACAAACTAC AGGAATTTGTAGCACATTCTTCCAATGTGAATTGCCTAAAGATTGGAAGGAAGACTTCGAGGGTTCTTGTTACTGGAGGAGAGGATCACAAGGTCAATCTTTGGGCTATTGGAAAACCCAATGCCATATTG AGCCTATCCGGACATATGAGTGCAGTTGAGTCAGTAGGTTTCGACTCGTCTGAGACACTAGTGGCTGCAGGTGCAGCTAGCGGATCAATAAAGTTGTGGGATTTGGAAGAAGCAAAAA TTGTTCGTACTCTCACAGGCCACAGGTCAAACTGTATAACAGTCGATTTTCACCCTTTTGGAGAATTCTTTGCTTCTGGATCACTAGATACAAACCTAAAGATATGGGATATCAGAAGAAAAGGATGTATCCATACTTACAAAGGTCATACACGAGGAGTTAATGCCATTAAATTCACTCCAGATGGGCGGTGGGTTGTTTCTGGTGGGGAAGATAACACTGTGAAG CTTTGGGATCTTACTGCTGGAAAACTTCTGCATGATTTCAAGTTCCATGAGGGTCAGATTCAGTGCATAGATTTCCACCCACATGAATTTCTACTAGCGACAG GTTCTGCTGATAGGACTGTTAAGTTCTGGGATCTTGAAACTTTTGAGTTAATAGGATCTGCTGGACCTGAG AGTTCTGGTGTGCGTTCTATGACCTTTAATCCTGATGGGAGAACTTTACTTTGCGGACTGCATGAAAGTCTGAAG GTTTTTTCTTGGGAACCAATAAGATGCCATGATGCTGTTGATGTGGGGTGGTCTAGATTATCAGATATGAATATTCATGAAGGAAAACTTCTTGGATGTTCATATAACCAAAGCTGTGTTGGAGTATGGGTTGTGGACCTCTCT CGCATTGAACCATATGCCAATGGTGCTGCTGCCAAACTAAATGGGGAAGCAAAATCTACACCAAGTGGTAATTTAACTATGCAAACTGAGAGCAATATAAAGTCTAACATGGTGAAGTTATCCTTATCACAAAGCTCAGAATCTAATCCTAAGGAGACAAAATCAGTACCAT caAGTACAGGCACAGCCATCCTTAGCACTCCTCAAAAGACAGGGACAAGTGCTTCCCCCAAGCCAACTGCTATAACACCTTCAGTACCTTCTGCTACTACTGTTAAAAGAAGTTCCTCAAAATCTAATGTTACCACAAGTCTTCAGTCCATCAGCAAAACAAATATTATACCTGTTATTGTCCCCCGAAATAGCCCCAGACCAGAGTTATCCTCTGATTCTTCTAAATCTACTGAAGTTGGAAGGACAATACAATCTGATATCCAGTCAAAATTTTCTAGTTCCCAAAATGTATCTAACGTCAGAGAAGATTCAGACAAAGAAGATGTCTCTAAATCTGGATTTGTGGCAAGTAGGAATACTGAGCAGATTGAACTTCTAGGACAAAATGCTATATCTTCTGACATTCCTGTAACTCAAGCAATGACAGTAGCTGGATCAAACAACTCGGATGATGTTCGACGTGTTACAGCAGCAAGGGTCAGGACTAATTTGTTCAGAGAGTCACCTGCAAATTATGATCAGGAAAATC ACAATATTAGAATCCAAAAACCAACGGAAGCATGCTCTTTTGTTGTTCCCAAAGGAG GAAGAACAAGGTCGCTTGTTGCAAATTTTGAGAGGGAACAACGTAGGGCACTCTCTCCAAGCTATGATGGACCAAGCTTAAGTAGTTTTCCTGAGGCAGGAGCTGGTGCCATCTCATATTCTCTG AGGAGCCGGAATCAGTATGCTGAAGAAGAGACAATATCTGCTTTGGATGAGGATTCTATTGCTTTTCTATTGAAAAAACATGACCAATTTTTAAATTTGGTGCAATCACGATTGACCAAATTACAG ATAGTTCACCGGCTTTGGCAAAGAAATGATGTTAAAGGTGTCATAAATGCAATTGAGCAGATGTCTGATCATGGT GTATCTTCTGACGTAGTAGATAATCTCAAAGATAAAAGTGACCTTATCACTTTAGAGATATGCACttctcttcttccacttctcACCAGCCTTCTTGAAAGCAAGATGGATAG ACATTCGAGTGTTTCCTTAGAAATGTTGTTGAAGCTGGTTAGGATCTTTGGTCCTGTAATCCGTTCAGCTTTGTCGGCGGACCCATCTTCTGTTGGTGTTGATCTTCAAGCAGAACAGAG GTTGGAGCGCTGCAACTTGTGCTTCATTGAGCTGGAGAAGATCAAACAAAAAATTCCTTCCCTGACAAG AAAAGGAGGATCTGTCGCAAAGACTGCACAGGAGCTGAATCTTGCTCTTCAGGAAGTGTTATGA
- the LOC122002220 gene encoding probable prolyl 4-hydroxylase 3 produces MASSLRSLAMREARGGRLYARMFVGRKTSKSTYFLVLLALLALSLVLLLLLPLHFDDASIPRLHKHFLREQEGFGHRGPQWTEVVSWEPRAFMYHNFLSKEECEHFIMLAKPHMKKSTVIDNSNGKSKDSRVRTSTGTFLHRAQDNVIKAIETRIANYTFIPVEHGEGLQVLHYDVGQKYEPHYDYFYDKFNIKNGGQRVATLLMYLSDVEEGGETVFPNAKVNSSSLPWYNELSDCGKRGLALKPKMGNALLFWSMKPDGTVDPLSLHGSCPVIKGNKWSSTKWMHVHGYH; encoded by the exons ATGGCGTCGTCACTTCGGTCGCTGGCAATGAGGGAGGCCCGAGGGGGGCGGTTGTACGCCCGCATGTTCGTCGGTCGGAAGACCTCTAAATCGACCTACTTCCTTGTCCTTCTGGCGCTTCTCGCCCTCTCGCTTGTACTGCTACTGCTTCTCCCCCTCCATTTCGACGACGCTTCCATCCCCCGCCTCCACAAGCACTTCCTGCGTGAACA GGAGGGTTTTGGGCATCGAGGGCCACAGTGGACGGAGGTCGTCTCTTGGGAACCGCGAGCGTTTATGTACCACAATTTTCTG tccaaggaagaatgtgaGCATTTTATTATGCTAGCAAAACCTCATATGAAGAAGTCAACAGTTATTGATAATTCTAATGGCAAGAGTAAGGACAGCAG GGTCCGGACAAGCACAGGCACATTTCTCCATCGGGCGCAAGATAATGTAATCAAGGCTATTGAGACGAGGATAGCAAATTATACATTTATCCCAGTGG AACATGGGGAAGGGCTTCAAGTTCTGCATTATGATGTTGGGCAGAAATATGAACCTCATTATGACTATTTCTATGACAAATTTAACATTAAGAATGGAGGTCAGCGAGTGGCTACTCTTCTAATGTATCT TTCGGATGTTGAAGAAGGTGGTGAGACAGTTTTTCCCAATGCCAAAGTAAACAGCAGTTCTTTACCATGGTACAATGAGTTATCAGACTGCGGAAAAAGAGGTCTTGCTCTTAAGCCAAAGATGGGAAATGCATTGCTTTTCTGGAGTATGAAGCCTGATGGCACTGTAGATCCGTTAAGTTTACATG GTTCGTGTCCTGTGATCAAGGGAAATAAGTGGTCTTCCACAAAGTGGATGCATGTACATGGGTACCATTGA